tgaaacataaatccGCATAATACTTGAAGTCCTTCCTGAGAAATGTATAGTTCATATTAGAAGCAAAGATACATCATAAGCATATGGAAGAACAACATTGCAGCCGCAGGACTAAGGAAGGATGCATAAATAACAGCAGCATACTGCACTTCAGCACTTAACCAAGCCCCATATCGGTCTTCCAGCTCCTGAGGAATGTCATAATGACTCAATGTCACAAAGGGCTCAATTCCTGAATCAAAtgtacagggaaaaaaaaaaaggttcaatgAGCCAGTGATGGTTTTGGTAATCAAATTTGATCATAATCTGCCTTTAAATGCAGTAATTAGTATTGTCTATGCAGAGTGAATCACTTGAATAAACCCAAATACAAATCTAGGCAGACTGGCCTCTCTGCAGAAGAGCATCAATGACCTTGTTATAATAGTCAACGCCTGCCTGATTGACTAGTCCAAATCTTCCCCCTGAATACAATAATTAAAATGAAAGTTAAAGATGGAATTGAGTCAGTTGACACAGTCTTCAAATAACTGAGAAGTTAGTTCCTTAAGAAGACAAATAACTCACCTGGTAGTATTCTTGCCCATGATATAGAGAACCGGTAGCTATTGATTCCAACATAGTCCATCAGATGAAGATCTTCCTACTCCCTCATACCATCACACAATAAAATGATAAGCTCACATTCTATGCAGTGTAACAATCGGTTATGATATTTCTGCTATCACTGATTATTGAACAAACTGCATAATCATGAGTTTTGCTCAACTTTCCTGGCATTATCTGTGATCCCCAGGTATCACTGGACAGGTCATATCTCTTTTCATTATCtttcaaagaataaagaaatgaACATATGAATGATTTCCTCTTGTCTAATTGAATCATGAAGAGGTATATCAGTTGGTGAAGTATGCcaccaaaaatattttattattgattatCAAAGAAAATGGAAGTGCAATCAAACTAAAGGTTCATGACAATGACTGGTAGGGTTCAAAATCTTCCAATCAATTGTATCAAATAAGCATCTTGGGGTAGGTCACGTCCCAAATTAAGAGGATGTAGACTGCAGCTTTCACATTAAAAATCATTCTGGTCCCATATTCTAAAAATAGCATAATTGTGTTGCAATTACTTTCCAGTAGAAGTGTTGTCTGGAATTAAAAAAGTTAACAGAGAACAATCAGAGTAGAAGTTAGGAATTTTCCAACTGTCGAAGGACTTCTTACACCAATTTACCAGATATTGATGATACTGATCAACGGCAACATCTCCATTGCTTCCATCCACAATTTTTCCTAAAATGCACACAGACTCTTACTacaagaaaaaggaagagaaaaaaagaaggcaaaCTATGTAAAGGTAAgagaacacacacacacacacactcagaGAAGcaccaaagcttcaaattaGCAATCTAACCAGGCTTATGAGCGAAAATGTCCCAGTTGTTGAGACCTTTACCATCAGTCGAGAAAGCTCCTTCAAACTGCACACATATGAAAGAGAGTAGCAGTGAATGGAACTATGGCATAAGTAGAAAAATTGTTCAATATTGAACAATTTGAAGTGTGAGAGATATATAAAGGCAAGGTGACCTGATAAGCAGAAGATGCAGCCCCAAAGAGGAAGTTTCTTGCAAATTGAGAAATGTCTGAACTCCCTTTCACAGATATGGGATTACAATATACCAGAATTGAAGAGCAGAACCCAAATACAAAGAAagcttgaaataaaataaaatggtcCATGACAAATTGACAATAAACAAGGACAAATCTTCCACTccaccagaaaaaaaaaaaacaaattatggAGTTCTGCAGAGAGAATGCAAACAGAATAAGTCTCTTGATGCATAATTTGTCATCACCATTAAGATGTATCAAGAAAATGCTATATATTTCAACATATCAAGTACACAACTCACATTTGACAGGTTCAAGTACAATAACGAAGAAACTGACACCAGATTTTGTTAACAGGAATCTTGAAACACCAACACTCAAAAGAAGTTCTTTGCTTACGGGCTACGGCCACTTGTATCATTTACAAGAATAACAGaggaaaattgaaagaaatattACAATCAGTAGGTTTTTTAAGCTCAATATGAATAGATTTTATTGACTATTGGGCTCATAAACAACATTATTTGGGGTCATAATTTGACTTTTCTTTTAGTTTCCATTCACCAATACCTTCACAAGAATCAACATATCTTCGTCATGTACATAAAGTGACAGAAACCTACAATTATAAATCTGGCCTGCTACGTGACGTAACAAACAACGAATCAGTGAAATGATGCCCAAATAAAAGCGAGGAATACTGAAAGCATATATGACTAGAAGTGATAAATCAGCACAAATGGTCCAGAAACATCAACATTAACTTCTTTTATAGAAGCTGGCACTACTATGCACTAACACATCAATTAGACATCACGATTGATCACCACATATATGAGTATAAAGTCAATCAAGGATCAGAAAGAGTAGAATATCTAAAATGTGGTTGTTCTGTGAATTCTGCATATCCTGTGCCACAGATATTGACAGGAGATTCTTTTTCTCCATCACTCTTTCTAGTATCAAATTACCCATAAGGTCAAAGAATAATTCTCAATCTCAGAGAAAATAGTAGGAGCAATCAGGCGTAACGAAATCAGAGATAGCTTCGTAAAACCAAAAAACATGGGCAAATATCTTTTCCCAAGCATTATAACAGCTGATTAGCTGAAAGCAGCTTTCACAATGGGGAAGCAGTAACCAACCTCCATATTGtttgtataaaaaaatatatgattaaCGCACAAAAAGGTTCAAGTTTAACTGACGATATAAAATCAGATTATTAAAAGAGTAAATGAATCACAACCATGCACATGGTACCACTAGTACTCTGTTAGGCATGTGATACCACTACCAGCAGTGCTCATCACTGAATAATTGTAATTTCAGAGAGTACAAAGTCAGGTACTGTTTTTGCCCCTCATGTACGGGAATAATAGAAGGCAAGggtttttttagaaaaaaaaaagatagaaaaagacACATTAATGGGCCGGGCCAAGCCAAGACAAGCCCATGCAGGTTGCACATTATGATCTCAGAATCATACTATTGTCATTATGATTCAGACCAACCAAGTCCAAAACATTTCAAGCCGAAGTCAAATCTCATGAACAATACCATAGCAGTTAAAATTTCAAAGTAGATTCTGAAATCCACTATATTCAAATGCTTCATTGAGCAACAGGCAAAGTAGAAGAAAGTTTGCATAGAGCTTTAATAGAACTAGGCAAGATTTAGGATAGAAAGGAATTGAGTGGTTAATTTCATGTTTCTATCTTCATTAAGCATCTCACAGGGGAACTACATCAACAAAGAAACTCATTTCATTAATATGCCTCTTACATTATTCTTATTAGCTACAACAAGGCCATTGGTGCATGTCAAAAGGGAACAATAATCACCTCCAGATACCATTTTTACACCGATCTAAAGAAAATGCTCCATCTTCCTCCTGAACAAAACTATCACCTGGCTATTGCCACCAGTACCGGGGCTGATTAACGGCCATTACCTGCAGTTTCTAATTAAATGCCCACTACTACTCAATCTCAGCCAAAGTACGTTCTTCATCGTCGACTCATTTTCATATAATTTACAACCGAATCCTACAAACTCAGGTCTCCTCACAGCTTTGCCTGCTCAAAAACGACCAAACAAGTCAATTTTGCATGAACTTAAAggtcttgaaagttgaaaacttGAAACCTGCACATCATCTCCGATATAGCGTCGTTTCTAGGTTGAGCTAATCCTTTGAAATGGGCCAAGGCCTAGAGGCAGCCCAAGTTTCTCAATTGCAACTTGCAAACACCTAATGGTTCAGGACTCGAATTCAGTTGGACCCAGCAGGGCAGGGAACGTGATCAATTTGGTATTCTATTTGAACTTTCAATGGCCTTAGGAGAAATTGAGAGGCTACTATTACTATTCTGCATTGTTTTTTCTCTCAATACAAACAAGTGGCATAAGAAAAGTGCATCCAAAGACAAATCTGTCCTCATATACTAAAATAGATTTTGGTCCCAAGGAAATCTTGAGTGAATTTTGCACTGTCAAAACTTCAGTCTACATAGAAGAGTGAATATATATACCTGTGAATAAAGGAAGGTACCAAGAATTGCTATGGTGGCACCAAGGGTATTGATGGGTCGAACTGGGGTGTGGAAGACAATGATGGATGAGACTATTACAGATATCCGCTTCATTGTGTTACCAATGCTAAATGTCAAGGGTGATATCTGATCAAGAGACATGTATGAAACCTGATTATACAGGTGGTAGAAGATACTTTGGGCAGCCACCCACCTGAATACCATTAAAACCACAATTGTTAGTAAGCAAAGTAAATGCACCTTAGCAATAACTCGTATCAGTAAACAAATCGAAGCAAAGCTGCAAGTCAGTGTCATTACCAAACGAAGTTGGGTCCAATTTGAGCTACAGCATTCTGCCAGCCAGCAGCCCACACTTGTGGTCCCTCAACCGCAATGGCAAATGGCGTGAGAATCAATAGTGACAACACGGACAGACAGCCGTAGTAGTTCATCCCACTGACAGAGTTCCCCTTCATCCCCTTCTTTGAGAAAATGTTCCGGAAAACAAATGCCAAGTTCGATATCATAGCACCCATAAAACCTGAAACACATCACAATCAACACCCTTTAATTTTCTCATAATGCCACAAAAGGTCAACGTACAAGTCCATCGATTGAAAATTTCATTGCAGAAAAAGCTAACTTACCAATCATGTTGAAGTTGAGCTCAGTAATGGCAGCAAGTGCGCAACCTCCAATGATAGGCAAAAGTGACCAGTAGACAGGCCCTGGAAAAGTCTCTCCCAATAGAAACCATGAAACCAGGACACTGAAAGCAGGCTCACCACTCTTGATGATGTGGGTGAATGAAACTGCAACCTTTGACATGCTTACAGTTGCAGCCACATGCCCAATTGTATGTGCCACTGCAACCTACTCACAGAGGACATACAGAAAAACACAAATCAGAATTCAAATCCCAAATACTCAAATCCTCGGCCAAGAGAACACTAAAGCGAATTCTTTTCCGATGAAAGCCAAAAGGGAAAAGACTTTTGTAAAAACAGAAATGTAATTAATCCAAAACACTCTAATCAAAATTTGTTTCCAATTCTTCTCTCTAATCTAACAAAGACTCATAACAAGGAAGGgggaaaaagaaacataaacaaACTAAATTCCTTTCAGGTTCACTATTTCTTCTTaggttcaaaattttcatactCCCAAATAACCCCTAATGCAGCATTAACTCCAATTCTAATTTCTTTCCCCTGTACTTTCTCAGCAGCCAAGCACAATATTacccaaaatttcaaaaaaaaaaaataataatgagaaAAAGAACACTTACCGGGAAGAGGGTCTTCCAAAACTCGAAATCAGTCTTCGGGGCATCAGTGATCCTCGTGACCCATGAAATTAACATCATGAGAGACCCACAAGCGAGCGAGAGCGTCGAAGTAAGCCATGGATAAGGAAACGCATTCAAAACCTTCTTATTGTATATATTGAACACAACATTCAAAGACCACCAGGTCGCAAAATAGATCCCGATTTTGATCCTCTGTGCCGCATCCAATCGCGCCTGCTCGTCCAGCAACTCAATCTTGACGTCAATCGGGCGCGACCGGTCAGCCTCATAGGCTTTGCACTCTGTTGTTGTTGTGCGCTTCTGGGTCTTTGTTATTGTAAGCGAAAAGTTCTCAATTGAAGAAACACGTAATGGTTTTGGCGGAGTGAGTGAATGATTAAGGCCTTGTAGCGCGTTTCGTATAATGGGTAGTGGAGAAAATTGGGGTTTAACCAGTCCGCGCCTTTTGGGCAGGAAGTCTGAGGCTGCTAGAGAGTATTGTGCGTGCTTGATTGAATGGATCATGGCGTCAAAAACGAGTATTCCTCTGTTTGGTTACCTGGGAAACTGAGAATGTAGAAAATCCTGAGGATTTTTCGGTGAATCTCTCAAGAGATTTCACCAAGAAAGTGAGGGAAAGTGTGAAGAGCTAGCTAGTCAGCCAGGAACGGGCGACTCCAGTCCTACGGAGGTAAGGTTGGGGAAGAGAGGACTTATATAGTGAGGACGTGAACAGTGCATGAGCACCATGTGCTGCCATTTCATTGCATGACTGCATGGGACATGGGTGGTGACAGCTGACAATTTGATTTTACCTTGATATTACAAATACATATCCTTTTTTGTCTCTGCTTTGTTCTGTACTTGTTGCCgttagaattttaattattatataaataaccagaaaatcagaaaaatagagaaaacaaTAATGTCATTTTTGGTTAGTGGTGAGAACGGAAACATGAACGAGAACAAAGAACATGAACGAGA
This genomic window from Tripterygium wilfordii isolate XIE 37 chromosome 9, ASM1340144v1, whole genome shotgun sequence contains:
- the LOC120006162 gene encoding glucose-6-phosphate/phosphate translocator 2, chloroplastic-like, which gives rise to MIHSIKHAQYSLAASDFLPKRRGLVKPQFSPLPIIRNALQGLNHSLTPPKPLRVSSIENFSLTITKTQKRTTTTECKAYEADRSRPIDVKIELLDEQARLDAAQRIKIGIYFATWWSLNVVFNIYNKKVLNAFPYPWLTSTLSLACGSLMMLISWVTRITDAPKTDFEFWKTLFPVAVAHTIGHVAATVSMSKVAVSFTHIIKSGEPAFSVLVSWFLLGETFPGPVYWSLLPIIGGCALAAITELNFNMIGFMGAMISNLAFVFRNIFSKKGMKGNSVSGMNYYGCLSVLSLLILTPFAIAVEGPQVWAAGWQNAVAQIGPNFVWWVAAQSIFYHLYNQVSYMSLDQISPLTFSIGNTMKRISVIVSSIIVFHTPVRPINTLGATIAILGTFLYSQAKL